The following DNA comes from Eriocheir sinensis breed Jianghai 21 chromosome 37, ASM2467909v1, whole genome shotgun sequence.
GGGGTCATCTGTGCTACGGGCCGCCCATAGAGGAGGGCTTCTACTACGACATGTACACTGATGGCCCGGGGGTCTCGGCACTGGACTTCCCTGGCATCGAGGAGGTCATGAAGAAGGTCACCAAGGAGAAGCAGCCCTTTGAACGTCTTGTGATGAAGAAAGAGGACCTACTGGAGATGTTCAAGTATAATAAGTTTAAAGTGAGTATCTTTGTTTTTTGGGATACATGATTAattttggtgtttgtgtgttatcACCAAGGAGGTTTAGCTTTGTTGATGCCTTTCTGGTTATTAATAGATGGATCTTTTTAAAATGTCCAGAGAGGATGAGTTTCTAGATGGATATGTTGAGTTTATGGAGGTAATATGTTATTTGTTATGTAATGGATTGAATTGCACATTTCAGTTACTCCCTAGAATACTTAATATTCAAACAtcatccctctcacacacaccatCAAATATATCACAGCAGCAGCCTTCCCCTCTCACatcacctttcttctcttcacacAGGTGCGCATCCTCAATGAGAAGGTGAAGACCGACTCTACAACAGTGTACAGATGTGGCCCCCTCATTGACCTGTGCCGTGGCCCGCATGTCAGACACACCGGCAAGATCAAGGCATTATCTGTAAGTTAGAGGTGTTCGGATGCTTGGGGGAAATGGGTGAAGAGGAAGATGGTAGGTAGATAACAAAGATACAGGTGCTCTGTGTGCATGTGGTACTGAGGGATAGGGTTGCCAAGTGTTGGTGAGATGGTAACACGGCTGTAGAGCTAGCTAtattatcaaaatacacatgcacAAGAACTGACATAATCAGGGTTATCAGTGTTAGTTATCAATGTTTAAAAGATAACTAAAAGCAGAATACAAAATGAATTAccaaaagtaaataaagaaaacagcttGTTCAACATGGCATATGTTTTTTACACCCACAGGTAACCAAGAACTCAGCCTCATACTGGGAGGGTAAGAGTGATGCAGAGTCACTCCAGCGAGTGTATGGCATCAGCTTCCCCGACCCTAAGATGCTGAAGGAGTGGAAGCACTTCCAAGAGGAGGCAGCCAAGAGGGACCACCGCAAGATTGGTATGTAAGGGAAATGGGGGAAAGGCACATACACACTTCTTAGTTTGCCTTTTAAAGTAGCTGTGTCACGGCTTGATTTCAGTGGGGAGAGTACGGTGAACCTTGTCAAATATCCCTGTAATAAGTTCACTGGCTGAACAGTAGTGTAACATGAATTAGTACTCATTTTAGTGATAGTTATAAATAGTtgaaataataatggtaataactgGCAAAAAATGGAAAATCTGGATCCCATCATTTTCTGTCATTTTACCAGTCGAATGAAGTTGCTGTATTGATAACAACTTGCCTTACCCTCCTTCCCCAGGGGTGCAGCAAAAGCTGTTCTTCTTCCATGAACTGAGTCCCGGCAGCTGTTTCTTCACCTCCCGGGGTGCCTATATTTACAACTCCCTGATGCAGTACATCAGGGAGGAGTACAACAATCGGGGCTTCCAGGAGGTGATGACACCCAACGTGTACAACACCCGGCTGTGGCAGACCTCAGGGCACTGGCAGCACTATGCTGAAAACATGTTTAGCtttgaggtggagaaggagaagtttGCCCTCAAGCCTATGAACTGCCCCGGCCACTGCCTCATGTTTGGCCACACCACCAGGTCGTGGCGGGAGCTGCCGTTGCGCATGGCTGACTTTGGTGTGCTTCACCGCAATGAGCTCTCCGGTGCGCTGACTGGACTCACTCGTGTGCGACGCTTTCAGCAGGATGATGCACATATCTTCTGTGCCCCAGAGAGCATTCAGAATGAGATGAAAGGCTGCCTAGAGTTCCTGTCAGCTGTCTATGAGACCTTTGGATTTGAGTTTCAGCTGCGGCTGTCAACCAGACCAGAGAAGTATCTTGGAGAAGTGGCACTGTGGGACAAAGCTGAGGAGCAGCTGCGTGCCTCCCTGGATGCATTTGGCAGGCCCTGGGAACTGAATCCCGGAGACGGTGCATTCTATGGCCCCAAGATTGACATCACAGTGACAGACGCACTGCGCCGCCACCATCAGTGTGCCACAATCCAGCTGGACTTCCAGTTGCCGGAGCGCTTTGACCTTACCTTTGTgggggagagtggagagaagCGGCGGCCAGTCATCATCCACCGTGCCATCCTGGGCTCTGTCGAAAGGATGATTGCCATCCTCACAGAGTCGTACGGTGGCAAGTGGCCCTTCTGGTTGTCCCCGAGGCAGGCAATGGTGGTCCCTGTTGCCCCACCTTTTGATGACTATGCCATGGAGGTCCGCCATGCCCTGCACAGTGCTGGGATACAAGTGGATGCAGATACTGACCCTGGCGACACCCTCAATAAGAAGATTCGCAATGCCCAGCTGGAGCAATACAACTTCATCCTGGTAGTGGGTGAGAGGGAGGCGTCGGCACGCACCCTAAACATTCGCACAAGGGACAACAAGGTGCATGGAGAACACCCGCTGAGTGACGTGGTACAGAAGCTGTGCAGACTGAGGGACATGCGCGCCAAGGATTGGGAGGACTCCTTTTAGCCAATACCACCACTGACACACTAGGATTGTCCTGGCCAGGCTAGGCAGCACATGGCCCCTGGTGCCCTGCAGATGAGAATTAATGCTGCACCTCACAAGCCTTCACTTGGGTGTCaccttttatttattctcctccATATATTTACTGACACTACCGATGTTACAATTTGTAGATTTTCTCCTTTGAAAAGGATGCAGCAACACCAccataataatgtgtgtgtatgtgtggatatgtgcgtgtgtgttagtACCGTCCTGCTGCTGCCCTGCTGggaacaatgataatgataatgataataactaacCATGTAGGGAATTAGCCTATGattcatttttatttaattttgcaCCAGCCATTGTGGTGAAGCCAAACCCAAGGCCTTATCCTCCTTTCATCACCACTGTtacgctcctcttcctctccccattccatCCACTCCAGAAAACTCAGTGATGCAATGGGTTCTTTGTGCCTCCTCCCAAGCACAAATATTCTTTGTGCCGCAGACTTACTGCTCCTTGGTGATTTGAACTGTGGGGTTGCAAGTGATCCTTTGTCTCCAGGAACTTTGATACGTGTATAGTTTTGGCAAATTTCCTAATTTGTTGATTTTATTTATCACAGGGAAAAAAACACGGTGACGTGTGGCATTAAAATGTCATTATTTACTTGAATATTTATTTAAACACGTACTACCAAATTAGAATGATTTAACTTTGTCGGCCGCTGCAGGCACCGACTGGCGGATAACATTATTAGGCTACACAAGTCCGCCTGAACACATGTTATGTGAGATTGATTCTTAAGACTCCAGGAATGACTGCCTGATCTTCTATTCGAATTTCGAAGTGACTTCCCGAATGTCTGCCCCGCCCGGGCCACTTGGTGGTGCAGGGCGCGGGGCCCCGGGGCCTTCCTGCTGGCCTAGCGGTGCCCGGGGTCGCGGCCTTGGCGCCTCCTCAAGCACGAGTGTCGCAGGGTACACACGTGAGCCTCGTAATAAACTTGTTATTTATACTATGCTGTCTTTTCTATGCGTCCCCTTCATCAGTTGACATTTCAAACATCTGGTACCTATGTCATCATGTCCAAGTGTCATCATATGCATGCCTAAACAAGGCTGGCTGCCACGCCTGCATCGTAAATTACTCGCCTTGCTATAGGTGCTGCACCGTGCACGTGGCATTCCATTCGTGATTGTTTTCAAAATCAAGCGGAGGGAGATGTACATGAATTTCATTGTATTAATGAAAGTAGTGAAAAGGTCATGCACATCATGTTAAGTCGATAATTTACTACAAAAGTTTCACTGAATGAAATTCCTGCAGCTACGATGTACGATAATTATATTAAATTGCCGTTTTTATTAGCAATACATGATCCAGTTAAGCTTATCATAATAAAATCCTCAGTCAAGACTTTCTTACTTGAATAATATCATCGTAACCGGTGTAGTTTTTTAGAGAAACAACGGTAACTAAATTTATGAAATTCGTTTGTTGTGAACCCGCATTCCTTTGACAGCCTTGAGCCACTCTGGCTGACATTTTCATTTAACAGTAACGCGGAGTAATGATAGAGAAGACTGAATGTTCAGCTCAAATATTTCATGATAACCTAAAGAGGAGTGAGACAGCCTGGTTAATGAAAACATGTAATGAAGAATATATCTGTGCACAGGAATGCCACATCAAGCATACCTACCTTCAAtgtgttgtttactttttttcataaGGCTACTTTTATAttcaggaaaataaataaactacaaaGAATGGTTTAGTTAGTAGCAGTGTTTTTATAAAAGGAAAATGTGTGGTGTGCACAAATACATTGTAAAATAATAGGTATCAGTATTGTTTACAAAACTTGATGTAGAGGTAGGTCATACTGAATAATATACAAATGACCCACGAAAAGTGTAAAAAGCATCATGCGAAAAAGattgaagaaataataaaaagtttcttgtcTGGCAGTACTCGGCAGCTAAGATTTCGCGCCATATTGGATCTCAGgtgaaaaatattagaaaatcGACGGTTTTGACGGTCCTGGCGCCGAAAGTGAGGCTAATGTGACTGTTTAAGGGAACTCTTCACGCAATGGGACCAGAACAAGCCTAGGTGAAGCTTCGGCTCTCGATCTGGTCTAATTAGGGAGTGAAAATGGGGCCCGTCCGTCCCTGCCTTATGTGTGTCAAGTGAAAATTATCGTTTTTTTACAGGATTCGTGTGTCCCTTCTGTTATTCTGCCTCGCCACTTTTGTTCTGTGTTGCTCTCGAGTGCTGGGTGGTGACTGAAAATGAGGTAGAGTGGAAAAGAGCTTGTGAGAGGGAGGTGGGGTGCCCGCTTGTCAGTGCAGGATGTGGAGGTCGTAATTCTCTTTTTTACAGCCACTCGTGTACTCCCTTTGTTATTTCGCCCGACCATTCGTGTCCTGTTGTTGCTGATGTGCTGGTTTGTGACTGgaggtgaaaagggaaaagaggaaaacagcctgagagaaggaggtggagtgcCCGCTTGTCAAAACAGGATGTGGATGTATTATTATCGGCgaattacccttccttcctttttatgcGTGTTCCTGCAGGAGGGAAGTGACGCAGGAGgtgcagggcaggtgtgggggcgtggtAACGCAGCACCCGCTTCGTGACAAGTTGTGGGTTCCCTCCATGTAGCATTGACCACATAGTTTGCATGCCATTAACCACTTCCTGGGCATGGCGCCTGTCAGCCGTGTCCGTGTGGCGTGTGGCCTCGGGACGGGACCCCTGCTCTACACGCCTGTATTGGTGTTGTTAGTGACCTGACTGGACCTGATCTGAGTGTTTTACCGGCAGGGAGGTCATGAACCAAGGGTGACAGCAGTAGGTGTGGTGACTGTCACTCAACTTCCTTATCACATAACCTTATTTTGTAGTGTCCATTTTAGAGACCTTATATCCTCCCTCATCAACTTAAATTATCCTCACACTAAAGACATAACTACCTTTGGCTACATTCAATTTATTCAACATTATGGTGTTGACTTTTGATTTATAATGAGGCTAGTTATAAAGCAGCTTGGTAAAACTGGTATTAACTTATAACTATTTGAATTACCGTAGTTAATACTTAACAAACCAACAGAGCCCCACTAGAATCTAACAGTTAGTAACCTATTGTCTTAAAATTTTGATGGCAAGACCAAGATTGTACACTCTTCAGGAAGTAGGCATTCAgttcttttatattctttatcGTCCTCACGGTACCATTATTTTGTTGTGATAATCAAAGTTAGTTGTAGCACTCATGAGGGGCTCTCGCCCACTTAGGGCccctttcacagtcgttttgatcattaccaatggggCCAattgacgctatagttttccatgtgaaactggcttATGGGGTAGtagcggctgcagaggaagcgagaggtgttgaaagtgtgtggtaaggtgcggggctaggctaaccctgcagccgccactaccccatcggccagttttaagtggaaattctaaagcAGCGATCGtcgtcattggtaacgatcaaaacaaacaaaacgacagTGAAAGCGGCACTTAATCTCTTTCACCAGCACATGACCAAAAGTCAAAGTGAAAGTTGTTCTGGTGCTGTTGTGCCACACACTGTTAGCAGAAGTTAATCCTATTTTGTGTCGTATGCACATCTAGCCTTCATGTAAAGTCATAACTCTGAAGGAATGGCCTGCAGAAAAGTCACTTGGCTGGGATGATCCTTTGCCCTGCTTGTTGGTGTCTGTTTTTTCATAATCTTTGATTTTATTCTTGTATCATCTCTGACCAGTGTCTTGCCATTTCTAGGCTTTCATTACACTGGTGAGCTGAAATATGACCTAGTGTGAAAGGAGTTTGACATTTAGCCTCAATTTTTGTGATTGTAGGAGTAAATGCTTAACAGAACATCCAAAATTTACTAACTTATAGATGACTGCCTCTCCAGTATCCCATAAAGTTTCTTCTCTACTGGACTGTAAACTCCTGGCATGCTTATGGTGTCACAGAAATTGGCAGTGGAGTCGTCATGCAGCACTTGCCACCCCTCCCACAATTTATTCAGTCTTTTTTTTAAAAGGATTTATATATTCTTGGATGAAACAGTTTCTTCAGTCAAATCATTCCATATATCTCAGTGGAAACgattccttttttcttgtattcatTTGGTCACATTATGATGTATAAAGTCCATTAGGTTAGATGGATTAGGTTTGGGTAGACTATATTTTATTAGTTGTAGCTGATATATTAGAGAGCCATTACTGActggggagggtagaggaaggcaCACTTGCTGGAGAGATAATTAGTTAAGTTATAGTAAACccctgtttttttaattttttttatgtacttttaTATTAAAGGTATTACCTTTGccagaaagtgagtgagtgagtcttgatcagtggtgggcaccagtaaccgaaaagttagctttactaactggtaatccacaaattaaaaagttagcttcgctcacactaaagttataaagaaattagtggaagcttaCGCTAACCGCTACCTTTTTTTacatggatttagcttcggtttaggattttggctctaaaacccttaaagaGAAACCGAAGGActtgaaatttcaatatgttgttgcttagacatagagcttttcagaaaggtatagcatgccaaaatcagatgatgataaaggtcTACTCCAGTGGTTCTCAACCTGGAGGCCATGGCAAACTGTTAAAAATTATACATTTCTAAATAATGTTAGGAATTTGCTGTGAGGCTAGTGTCCACTAGTCTTTTGTAGTCTAGTGATGTAAGTATATCacaaaaatttatgaaaatattagATAATTATGATTGTTAGTTTTGTAATATAGCAAAGGTGTTCtcttcgtatacattttttttaccttttttgggCGGGGTGGGGTttgggaaaaagatgaaggggacCCACAAGGATGTTGAAAATTCATGAAGGGGGAAATGGAGTCCAGAAGGTTGAGAACCATTGGTCTACTCaaacaaattattatttttttcttcttattattattttttacgtgtttgcctatagcgctggtaggct
Coding sequences within:
- the LOC127008105 gene encoding threonine--tRNA ligase 1, cytoplasmic-like isoform X3, with amino-acid sequence MSANKAKKDKGGGGGAKELNPWPAFIQERLDLWDRLKKESDEALAAKVPEPIQVTLPDGAVKEGQSWRTTPFNIAQGISQGLAENTVVAKVNGEVWDLDRPLEGDCKLELLKFDHSDAKTVFWHSTAHVLGEAMERVYGGHLCYGPPIEEGFYYDMYTDGPGVSALDFPGIEEVMKKVTKEKQPFERLVMKKEDLLEMFKYNKFKVRILNEKVKTDSTTVYRCGPLIDLCRGPHVRHTGKIKALSVTKNSASYWEGKSDAESLQRVYGISFPDPKMLKEWKHFQEEAAKRDHRKIGVQQKLFFFHELSPGSCFFTSRGAYIYNSLMQYIREEYNNRGFQEVMTPNVYNTRLWQTSGHWQHYAENMFSFEVEKEKFALKPMNCPGHCLMFGHTTRSWRELPLRMADFGVLHRNELSGALTGLTRVRRFQQDDAHIFCAPESIQNEMKGCLEFLSAVYETFGFEFQLRLSTRPEKYLGEVALWDKAEEQLRASLDAFGRPWELNPGDGAFYGPKIDITVTDALRRHHQCATIQLDFQLPERFDLTFVGESGEKRRPVIIHRAILGSVERMIAILTESYGGKWPFWLSPRQAMVVPVAPPFDDYAMEVRHALHSAGIQVDADTDPGDTLNKKIRNAQLEQYNFILVVGEREASARTLNIRTRDNKVHGEHPLSDVVQKLCRLRDMRAKDWEDSF
- the LOC127008105 gene encoding threonine--tRNA ligase 1, cytoplasmic-like isoform X2, coding for MLTLLRTFSTRPVALAAARHARRAKKDKGGGGGAKELNPWPAFIQERLDLWDRLKKESDEALAAKVPEPIQVTLPDGAVKEGQSWRTTPFNIAQGISQGLAENTVVAKVNGEVWDLDRPLEGDCKLELLKFDHSDAKTVFWHSTAHVLGEAMERVYGGHLCYGPPIEEGFYYDMYTDGPGVSALDFPGIEEVMKKVTKEKQPFERLVMKKEDLLEMFKYNKFKVRILNEKVKTDSTTVYRCGPLIDLCRGPHVRHTGKIKALSVTKNSASYWEGKSDAESLQRVYGISFPDPKMLKEWKHFQEEAAKRDHRKIGVQQKLFFFHELSPGSCFFTSRGAYIYNSLMQYIREEYNNRGFQEVMTPNVYNTRLWQTSGHWQHYAENMFSFEVEKEKFALKPMNCPGHCLMFGHTTRSWRELPLRMADFGVLHRNELSGALTGLTRVRRFQQDDAHIFCAPESIQNEMKGCLEFLSAVYETFGFEFQLRLSTRPEKYLGEVALWDKAEEQLRASLDAFGRPWELNPGDGAFYGPKIDITVTDALRRHHQCATIQLDFQLPERFDLTFVGESGEKRRPVIIHRAILGSVERMIAILTESYGGKWPFWLSPRQAMVVPVAPPFDDYAMEVRHALHSAGIQVDADTDPGDTLNKKIRNAQLEQYNFILVVGEREASARTLNIRTRDNKVHGEHPLSDVVQKLCRLRDMRAKDWEDSF
- the LOC127008105 gene encoding threonine--tRNA ligase 1, cytoplasmic-like isoform X1; this translates as MGSLELDPNTLDALLSDQSYVGGYQPTQADTQVWQALGGHPNAAVHPHMARWYTHMASYSGESHNLPPAPLKVVFHSPKSSAQAAGVTSGVGVSGEAQSSKPQKAPSNKKKDVEAKKDKGGGGGAKELNPWPAFIQERLDLWDRLKKESDEALAAKVPEPIQVTLPDGAVKEGQSWRTTPFNIAQGISQGLAENTVVAKVNGEVWDLDRPLEGDCKLELLKFDHSDAKTVFWHSTAHVLGEAMERVYGGHLCYGPPIEEGFYYDMYTDGPGVSALDFPGIEEVMKKVTKEKQPFERLVMKKEDLLEMFKYNKFKVRILNEKVKTDSTTVYRCGPLIDLCRGPHVRHTGKIKALSVTKNSASYWEGKSDAESLQRVYGISFPDPKMLKEWKHFQEEAAKRDHRKIGVQQKLFFFHELSPGSCFFTSRGAYIYNSLMQYIREEYNNRGFQEVMTPNVYNTRLWQTSGHWQHYAENMFSFEVEKEKFALKPMNCPGHCLMFGHTTRSWRELPLRMADFGVLHRNELSGALTGLTRVRRFQQDDAHIFCAPESIQNEMKGCLEFLSAVYETFGFEFQLRLSTRPEKYLGEVALWDKAEEQLRASLDAFGRPWELNPGDGAFYGPKIDITVTDALRRHHQCATIQLDFQLPERFDLTFVGESGEKRRPVIIHRAILGSVERMIAILTESYGGKWPFWLSPRQAMVVPVAPPFDDYAMEVRHALHSAGIQVDADTDPGDTLNKKIRNAQLEQYNFILVVGEREASARTLNIRTRDNKVHGEHPLSDVVQKLCRLRDMRAKDWEDSF